Part of the Anomaloglossus baeobatrachus isolate aAnoBae1 chromosome 1, aAnoBae1.hap1, whole genome shotgun sequence genome, tggtaggctgctgagtgtcatcataaagaaaattggctatattggtcactaattttttggggttttgtttttgcttgtcagcaatgtttatttctatattttgtgcagttatattggtttgcctggtgaaaataaacaagtgagatggaaatatatttggtttttattaagttgcctaataattctgcacagtaatagttatctgcaaaaacagatataatcctaagatagccaaatctaaaaaaaaaaaacactccaacttccaaaaatattaagctttgatatttatgagtcttttgggttgattgagaacatagttcttgatcaataaaaaaatcctctaaaatacaacttgcctaataattctgcacatggtgtataagcTAACCTCATGTATAAACCTTATGAAAAGCCAGCAAGAAATAGTGATTCTCATGATTTTATTGTTATCTAATGTTCTCTCATGCATATAATTTGATTTATTGAAAAATGTAAAGGTACTCATTCATATAAAACTAAAGTCGACCAAACCCACAGTTATGGAAAGAATTGGTCAGTAGTTGGATGGGTAAGGGAGTCTCCAAGCTCTCTGAGATTGTGATTATGTGGTGCTGATGGTTGACATGGCAGTTCGTGGTCAAATAATGGCCTTATAGTCTGACAGCTTTAGTGGCCAGTTCAGATGTGAGTGTTAAAAATAAATCTTTTCATTACAGTCATTCCATTTTGTGTTAATTCCTGAAAAccacctgaagagttaataaactaCCTGAAAGCAGTTTTCAATatgttgaggggtgctgtttttaaaaTGCTATCACTTTTGGGGGGGGTTTCCATTATATGGGtcccccaaagtcacttcaaaactgaatagATCTGTgaaaaatgttttgtaaatttccttgaaaaaaaatgacaatttgtgCTGATGCAAGGTAGAGATAAAGTAaaggttatttattaactatttcctGGGGTATGACTCTAAAAATGTTAaaaatgcagggttttttttttagaaataaatgcaaaacatatcaaCTTATATTTactactaacataaagtacaaggtGTCATGAAAAAATATCTCAAAGTCACAGGGAAATGTTGATAAAGtggaagctgcacaccaaattcagagaaatatgaataagcagaactgctctatgatacataaagaaatgaaaaaaacaattagccatatgaaaaattgaaaaaaattaaaaaatttgacattgcatgactgctgaggattatttgaaaaagagatatttagctaatgtactgatcaattcattactgcccgataaccacCTCACGGTAGTCTCTTATTTATCGGGTCGCTAACCAAATGttgcctctatgtgcggttgaaacctgcttgtgtatgggaagccagggacctggctatataggaaattgaataaacatggctaaagggcgggactgggttctcagacagaaaaaaactgcataacaatcaaaaagactgctggaacaccattgtaagtgtgaacagggtgctagctaaaaatacacaatctatataaagtgaaagctgcacaccaaattcagagaaatatgaataagcataactgctttataatacataaggaatgaaaaatacaattagccatatgacccatacacacaagcaggttttaaccacatATAGAGATAACATTTGGTTATGGACccaataaataagagattaccgtgaagtggttatcgggcagtaataaattgatcaatacattagctaaatatctctttttcaaataatcctcagcagtcatgcaatgtcacattttttatttttttcaatttttcatatggttaattgtgttttttatttctttatgtattataaagcaattatgcttattcatatttctctgaatttggtgtgcagtctttcactttatatagattgtgtattttttagctagcaccctgttcacatttacaatggtgttccagcagactTTTTGACAGGGAAATGTTGAAACTTTCCATAAATATGGCCTCATAAAGAGACAcaggtcagatttgaaaaatttgcCTTAGTCAATTTAAGGTTAAATCTCTAAAGGACATAAGTACCTGGGAGTTTGGGGGTTCTCTAAAATCTTTATGATTTCCTCCTTTATAATTTTTTTCTGCCCTATTGAATGTCGGGGGCTTTACTTTTGGGGAGCTGATTAAAAATAGCTTACTAATTaataaagaaataaatgaaaaGGGACACGTTGACATTTGGCAAATTTGCAGAGTGATTGCTGTGAATGAATATTTGTTCAGGACATGTGAAAGGCATAAGACTCATAAAAAAGGACTGGGGCACTCAGACATTGCTCCAAAAATATTGGCTGTGTAAATATACTGTAAATTGTGTACCTTATGTGATTAGATATAGAAAGAGTATTACGTTTGACTGTTCTATTAAGCATTTAATATCATACATGTAGGTCTTTGTAGAGATGGCGAAGTAATAATGCTCAGCCAGAAAATATACTGCGTAAAAGCCACATTAACAGAACTTCATGAGTTCATTCTTGGTGCAGCCTCTCTGACAGCAGGATAAAGCCGGCCCTACACTTCTTCTCATTCGTAAGCCAACACTCTGCTGTTCTTCGCTTGCTGTAGGATCATATAGGGACCCTTGCAACTGTTCCATAGTTGGATCATTCTTCTGAAGGTTGGAATAGGGAGGATTCGGAGCTCTATGGGTTTCTCCATACACTTGATTCAGATGGTCAGGGTCCTCCAAGAAATCTCTATTCAACCAGTCCAGGAAATCACCTATAATCAGAATTTTTAAAGAGTTATCAATGTGTAGACGGTAATACCTTCATACAAGTTCTACAGAAGTAGAAAAATATAGCCCGAGTCTTTGTGCTACAACTGAATTGTCAGTGCCCTTTTTTGTGAGTGATAATGCATCTTATTATACACTAGTCAACAGATCAGTCATTGCTCGGTTTTAGCGAAGCATGATTAAAATTAATATTCTTACTCCAATTAACGATGGATTTTTCAACCTTACTGACACAAAGTATtatagtgaacctgtcaggtgcaatatgcacccagaaccaacagcagttctgggtgtatattgctaatttctgcctaaccatccctgtatacactagtatagataaagagatctttagaaaaagtattactaaagatctTTCATCttgtgctaatgagcgcagggaccaaTGCCAAGGGCATTTTATCCCcaaactagtccgccctcttagcatgttagtacactcacaggggtgtactaacatgctattcaatgcagcatcaccaatgCAGCATCACCTGTGTTCTCTGTGACTGCgcttctgaatgccaggcactagacctctctgaagccgggacacgtacacccggcttcatactgcgcatgattgGAAGTGTCCGGCATTCAGAAGTGCAGTCACAGCGAACACAAGTACGCAcggcaccgctggtgacgctgcattaaaTAGTATATTAGTACACCTCTGTgggccctgtgggcatactaacatgctaagagggaggcTAGTCGGGGTTATAACGCCATTGGGACTAgtccccctcgctcattagcacaagataaaagatctttagaaatactttttctaaagatccctttatccatGCTACTACAGCCTGAGACagataagcagggattagcaatatgtacccacaactgctcgtggttctgtgtgcgtattgcacatgacaggttccctttaagtaataaaTGAACAATATTACTGAAAGTAGGTTTTATTAGTAAGATAATATGATATATCTTTAGCCAATTTGCACACCCTGACGTAACTGTACAATACAGTCAGGGTGTGTGTATATGAAGAGTATATGATGCGGCCTCAGGAGCTGAGCGTGCTCCATGCAGGGCAGATGCAGCTGTATTATaaagccttcatctgcctctaacagcagtgatGGCTATCCACGATCACTGCTGTTtatttaaatgccgctgtcaatcattGACAGTGGCAATAAAATAGCTCAATCCCTGCTGCTTGCtccagttaaggtccagtcacactaagcaacttaccagcgatcccaacaatgatagggatcgctggtaagttgctaggaggttgctggtgagatgtcacactgcgacgctccagcgatcccaccagcaacctgacctggcagggatcgctggagcgtcgctacacgagttgctggtgagctcaccagcaacccgtgaccagcccccagcgccgcgtggaagatgctgcgcttggtaactaaggtaaatatcgggtaaccaacccgatatttaccttggttaccagcgcacggagctacacgtgcagggagcagcgcacactgagcgctggctccctgctctcctagttacagcacacatcgggttaattacccgatgtgtgctgcagctacatgtgcacagagcagggagcagcgcacaccgcttagcgctggctccctgctctcctagttacagcacacatcgggttaattacccgatgtgtgctgcagctaaatgtgcacagagcagggagcagcgcacactgcttagcgctggctccctgctctcctagctacagcacaaatcgggttaattaacccgatgtgtcctgcagctacatgtgcacagagcaggagccggcactgacagtgagagcggcggaggctggtaacaaaagtaaatatcgggtaaccaaggacagggcttcttggttacccgatgtttgcattggttaccagtgtccgcagaagccggctcctgctgcctgcacatttagttgttgctgtctcgctgtcacacacagcgatctgtgcttcacagcgggacagcaacaactaaaaaatggcccaggacattcagcaacaaccaacgacctcacagcaggggccaggttgttgctggatgtcacacacagcaacatcgctagcaacgtcacaaaagttgttcgttagcagcgatgttgctagcgatgttgcttagtgtgacggggactTAAGGCACACTGATGAATTACCATGGCAGCCATGCTTAAGGTCTCCGGAACGGTCATTTTGCTTCTCCTGTGAAAGTCAATTCTAGGCTTAGCTTAAAGGAGACAGCTATTTGTATTACATACTGCATACATACTGCATACTATGGTATAACATTAAATAGTATAAGTGATCCTACAATCCCAGGCTCAAGTCCTGTAGAAGGAtgaaaaaataaagagaaaaaagctacaaaaaatataaaaagtcaagtaaaaaatatggaaaaaatacagagaaaaaagctacaaaaaatataaaaagtaaaCTCTTCAATTCCTTAAATGAACTCCCTTTTACCCAGTtttaaaataaataagaaaataaaaaacattattgATATACAACATCCATAAAAGTCAGGTTTATTACAATATAAAATTAATTTAAAAGATGCTGAATgccgaaaataaaataaaataatgccAGATCTGTGTTGTTTCAATCCTTGCAGCCCCCAAATATGCAATCAGGACTGGATTTACACATTTTTACTTCCTAGGCTAAAGTGCATAATTCTGTACCCCCTCCCCCAGGCGCTTGTGTAACTCACTGCTACTAACTCCGCCTCCTTACAATGTCTTCTGTTACAGAAACTACAGCGGCAGCGGAGATAGAAGCAGAGAGCCGGCGCTGCACTCACCTTTCCCACTCCTACAGCTTCTATCACCAAGGATGCAGGATGTCTTTTAAGTGGACAACAATGCAAGAAACTGTAGTGAAACAGTGCAAGCTTAAAGAGATGGACAACGTAAATTTACCACTCCATTTATTTAATGTCTatgtgtgtaaattaaaaaaacagcattgtACATGGCTTTCTCAAAGTAATACTGAAAAGTTGTTTATATTTGGTTATTTCTTCTGTATTTATGGCTACCAGACTACTAGGCCATGACCTAGGTTAGACCTGTGGGAAATCCAACCCTGTATTCATTAAAAAATGATCAATATGTCATATGTACCCCAAAATTGTTTCAATAAAAATTTCACCTTGAGatgcacaaaatttaaaaaatgtCTCAGACGGACAAACAAAAATTTTTTTGTGTCAATCAATGTTGTTTGTTGTTTTATaaagttctgaatttttttccATTACTGCCATAAATAAAACTATACAGGTTTGATCTAGCTATAATCATTCTCACCCAAATATTCATGTTgtcaggtcatttttactgcacaatgaataCGGTAAAAAACTAAACGAAAAAATGAATGGTGGAATTGAACTTTTTCCACAATTCCacttcattttgattttttttctccccaTTTTTCGATACATCATAGTTTAAAATGAATGGTGTTGCTGAAAACTACAACTTGCTCTATACAAAGAAAACTTTCATACAGCTAAATcgactgaaaaataaaagttatgggtcTTGGTAGAAGGGGCGGGAAAAACAAAACCACTGTAACAAAAAAAATGGCTACTCTCAAAGGAGTTAATTACTAGTTGCCAATCTctgaggacattttttttttatgtatgtatttgtggttaaaaatcatttttgcaatttggTTTCTTTACAAATGTTATATAGTTTGTGATTTTAAATCGGCTGAGTGTAGGTCAGAAAAAGATAGCTAAGAGATACTATCTCTCTGTCAGACCATCATGGAGAGCtgactgatagattctcagttagctcattctgcagccagcattaGACAGTGAAACACAAAGGCTACAAAAGACAAATGGTGCCATGTTTGGTATTAATTACCTTTATCCCCACTTACATACATTTAAGTAAAAAACAAAGATATTTATATATATCAACTggaaaggtggacaacccctttaactgatgCACCTACAGGAATGAAAGTGATACACATTTTTGAGTGACAGATCTATTTAGGTTGTCATTGGTTGATTGTAATAATATTTACATATCTTTTAACTAGTACAGATGGGATCTCTAGTAATTGTTTAAGAAAAGGGTTAAACTTAAAAGGGGGTTTTCAACTTCCAAAAATCTTTAGCAGGCAGAGATAGAGGAAAATAATAAAAGAATGTAAATTCTCCTTCTCTAACTACAATCACTCCAACGCAGTCGCTCTAGCAGT contains:
- the LOC142243232 gene encoding relaxin-3-like → MCLRFCLCFLLISSIIPNFCQTLEVSDGGIRLCGRDFIRTVVMSCGGSRWKRYSPEPGQERLNPYRDFLDWLNRDFLEDPDHLNQVYGETHRAPNPPYSNLQKNDPTMEQLQGSLYDPTASEEQQSVGLRMRRSVGPALSCCQRGCTKNELMKFC